Proteins from a genomic interval of Haliaeetus albicilla chromosome 13, bHalAlb1.1, whole genome shotgun sequence:
- the SNRPG gene encoding small nuclear ribonucleoprotein G, with protein sequence MSKAHPPELKKFMDKKLSLKLNGGRHVQGILRGFDPFMNLVIDECVEMAPGGQQNNIGMVVIRGNSIIMLEALERV encoded by the exons ATGAGCAAAGCGCACCCGCCCGAGCTGAAGAA GTTCATGGACAAGAAGCTCTCAT TGAAATTAAACGGCGGCCGACACGTCCAGGGGATATTGCGGGGCTTTGATCCCTTCATGAACCTCGTCATCGATGAGTGCGTGGAGATGGCGCCGGGGGGACAGCAGAACAATATCGGCATGGTG GTAATACGAGGGAACAGCATCATTATGCTGGAAGCCTTGGAACGAGTATAG